A portion of the Bombus pascuorum chromosome 8, iyBomPasc1.1, whole genome shotgun sequence genome contains these proteins:
- the LOC132910206 gene encoding COMM domain-containing protein 8-like, protein METAQTLYLNLFGEDKIHVLKELLHACVDEICGRPGPTYHKFVNSMDWSKEEYEETYKLISMLLRNPASLYLTEEKMPQEYHELPEQIQQNILSCLKVRRQQLTDALLMEYSKEKYDTVIDFDWRLKLVMGSSKLASLREPLLQLDLILESKDSKRILDLELSKDELDTFINTMENIVQ, encoded by the exons ATGGAGACTGCTCAAACGTTGTACCTTAACCTCTTTGGTGAGGACAAAATTCACGTTTTGAAGGAA TTGTTGCACGCTTGCGTGGATGAAATATGTGGCAGGCCAGGTCCAACCTATCATAAGTTCGTAAATAGCATGGATTGGAGTAAAGAAGAATACgaagaaacatataaattaatatctatgCTCCTAAGAAATCCAGCTTCATTATATTTAACAGAAGAAAAG ATGCCACAAGAGTACCACGAATTACCTGAACAAATTCAACAGAATATATTATCGTGTTTGAAAGTAAGAAGACAACAATTAACAGATGCATTGTTGATGGAATACTCTAAGGAAAAGTATGATACAGTAATTGACTTTGATTGGAGATTAAAg CTTGTAATGGGGTCTAGCAAATTAGCTTCCTTAAGAGAGCCCCTTCTTCAGTTAGATCTCATTCTTGAAAGTAAGGACTCAAAACGTATTCTAGATTTGGAATTAAGCAAAGATGAATTGGACACGTTTATAAATACCATGGAAAATATAGTGCAATAA